In Flavobacterium endoglycinae, one DNA window encodes the following:
- the pdhA gene encoding pyruvate dehydrogenase (acetyl-transferring) E1 component subunit alpha gives MKEVTKEVYLKWYEDMLLWRKFEDKLAALYIQQKVRGFLHLYNGQEAVLAGALHAMDLSKDKMITAYRNHVQPIGMGVDPRNVMAELLGKATGTSKGMGGSMHIFSKEHGFYGGHGIVGAQIPVGAGIAFADKYFNTGGVTMTYFGDGAARQGSLHEAFNMAMLWKLPVVFIVENNGYAMGTSVERTANHTDIWKLGLGYEMPCGPVDGMNPVKVAEAMHEAIERARRGDGPTFLEMKTYRYRGHSMSDAQLYRSKEEVEEYKKIDPITQVLDVILDQKYATQEEIDVIDQRVKDLVEECAKFAEESPYPDLQQLYDVVYAQEDYPFTPHKL, from the coding sequence GGAGAAAGTTTGAAGACAAACTTGCAGCATTATACATTCAACAAAAAGTTAGAGGTTTTTTACACCTATATAATGGCCAAGAAGCTGTATTAGCGGGAGCTCTTCACGCTATGGACCTGAGTAAAGATAAAATGATTACTGCTTACAGAAACCACGTACAACCAATTGGTATGGGGGTTGACCCAAGAAACGTAATGGCTGAACTTTTAGGAAAAGCAACAGGAACTTCTAAAGGCATGGGAGGTTCGATGCACATTTTCTCTAAAGAACATGGTTTTTATGGTGGGCACGGAATTGTAGGTGCTCAAATTCCTGTGGGAGCTGGTATTGCTTTCGCAGATAAATACTTCAACACCGGCGGAGTTACTATGACCTACTTTGGTGATGGAGCGGCAAGACAAGGTTCATTACACGAAGCTTTCAATATGGCTATGTTATGGAAATTACCAGTTGTATTTATCGTTGAAAACAACGGTTATGCAATGGGAACTTCTGTAGAAAGAACTGCAAACCACACTGACATCTGGAAATTAGGTTTAGGTTATGAAATGCCTTGCGGACCAGTTGACGGAATGAACCCTGTAAAAGTTGCCGAAGCTATGCACGAAGCAATCGAAAGAGCGCGTCGTGGAGACGGACCAACTTTCCTTGAAATGAAAACATACCGTTACAGAGGACACTCTATGTCTGATGCACAGTTATACCGTTCAAAAGAAGAGGTGGAAGAGTACAAAAAAATTGACCCAATTACTCAAGTACTTGATGTAATCTTGGATCAAAAATATGCTACACAAGAAGAAATTGATGTAATTGACCAAAGAGTTAAAGACTTAGTGGAAGAATGTGCGAAATTCGCTGAAGAATCTCCATATCCAGACTTACAACAATTATACGATGTAGTATACGCACAAGAAGACTATCCATTTACACCTCATAAATTATAA
- a CDS encoding pyruvate dehydrogenase complex dihydrolipoamide acetyltransferase codes for MAIKVTMPRLSDTMTEGTVATWLKKVGDKVSEGDILAEIETDKATMEFESFNEGTLLHIGIQAGETAPVDSLLAIIGNEGEDISALLAGGDAPAAEAPKADAPAAEAKTETAAPAKAATELPKGVVVVTMPRLSDTMTEGTVATWLKKVGDAVAEGDILAEIETDKATMEFESFNAGTLLYIGIQEGSTAPVDSLLAIIGPAGTDISGIAENYTAGGGASTASAPAATEEKAAPAAEKAPEAVAETSNGRILASPLAKKIASDKGIQLSQVKGSGENGRIVKSDIENFTPSAQAQTASSAPAAKQETAPSSAPKVFVPAGEVYTEEIKNSQMRKIIAKRLSESLFTAPHYNLVIEVSMDEAMQARAAINSVPDTKVSFNDMVIKACALALKKHPKINSTWKEDAIIINHHVNIGVAVAVEDGLVVPVLKFTDAMSLSQIGGSVRDLAGRAKNKKLGPQEMEGSTFTVSNLGMFGITEFNSIINQPNSAILSVGAIVEKPVVKNGQIVVGNTMMLSLACDHRTIDGATGAQFLQTLKQYIESPVTMLA; via the coding sequence ATGGCGATTAAAGTAACAATGCCTCGCTTAAGCGATACTATGACGGAAGGAACGGTAGCGACTTGGTTAAAAAAAGTAGGCGACAAAGTTAGCGAAGGAGATATCCTTGCTGAAATTGAAACAGACAAAGCAACAATGGAGTTCGAATCGTTTAACGAAGGAACTCTTTTACATATCGGAATTCAAGCTGGAGAAACTGCTCCTGTTGATTCATTATTAGCAATCATTGGTAACGAAGGAGAAGATATTTCTGCTCTTTTAGCCGGTGGCGATGCTCCTGCTGCTGAAGCTCCAAAAGCGGATGCTCCTGCTGCCGAAGCAAAAACTGAAACTGCCGCTCCTGCAAAAGCAGCAACTGAATTACCAAAGGGTGTTGTAGTAGTAACTATGCCACGTTTGAGTGATACTATGACTGAAGGTACCGTAGCTACTTGGTTGAAAAAAGTTGGCGATGCTGTTGCTGAAGGCGATATTTTAGCAGAAATTGAAACTGACAAAGCTACTATGGAGTTTGAGTCTTTCAATGCTGGTACATTATTATACATAGGAATTCAAGAAGGAAGCACTGCTCCTGTTGACAGCTTATTAGCGATCATAGGACCTGCAGGAACTGACATTTCTGGAATTGCTGAAAACTATACTGCTGGAGGAGGCGCTTCAACTGCAAGTGCTCCTGCTGCAACGGAAGAAAAAGCTGCTCCTGCTGCTGAAAAAGCACCAGAAGCTGTTGCTGAAACTTCAAACGGAAGAATTTTAGCTTCTCCATTAGCTAAAAAAATCGCTTCTGATAAAGGAATCCAATTATCTCAAGTTAAAGGTTCTGGTGAAAACGGACGTATCGTAAAAAGCGATATCGAAAACTTTACGCCATCTGCACAAGCACAAACTGCTTCTTCAGCACCTGCTGCTAAACAAGAAACTGCTCCTTCATCTGCACCAAAAGTATTTGTTCCTGCAGGAGAAGTTTACACAGAAGAGATCAAAAACTCTCAAATGCGTAAAATCATTGCTAAACGTCTTTCTGAGTCATTATTCACTGCTCCTCACTACAACTTAGTGATTGAAGTAAGCATGGACGAAGCAATGCAGGCAAGAGCTGCTATCAACAGCGTTCCAGATACAAAAGTATCCTTCAACGATATGGTAATCAAAGCTTGTGCTTTAGCATTGAAAAAACACCCAAAAATCAACTCTACTTGGAAAGAAGACGCTATCATCATCAACCACCACGTAAATATTGGTGTTGCTGTAGCGGTTGAAGACGGATTAGTAGTTCCTGTATTGAAATTTACAGATGCTATGAGTTTATCTCAAATTGGCGGAAGCGTAAGAGATCTTGCTGGAAGAGCTAAAAACAAAAAATTAGGACCACAAGAAATGGAAGGAAGCACATTTACAGTTTCTAACCTAGGAATGTTTGGTATTACTGAATTTAATTCAATCATTAACCAACCAAACTCTGCAATCCTTTCTGTAGGTGCAATTGTTGAGAAGCCAGTAGTTAAAAACGGTCAAATCGTAGTTGGAAACACCATGATGTTATCGTTGGCTTGCGACCACAGAACAATTGACGGTGCAACTGGTGCTCAGTTCTTACAAACTTTAAAACAATACATCGAAAGCCCAGTTACAATGTTGGCATAA